Sequence from the Leptospira fainei serovar Hurstbridge str. BUT 6 genome:
GCAACTTTCCTACTAAAACATTAAAGACTTTTAGATTCTCTTGCTTAAGTTCATTTAAATGTTCGATAAACCATAAAAAATGGTGACTACTCCATGGTGTAAGATTATGAAATAACCCATTGATAAAGTTTTCTCGATGATTATTTTTTACCTTCTTTCCTATCCAACTTTCCAAGTCTTTGATTGATTTTTTAAATAGATCACGATCTGGCTGATCATTATAACCATGCGGCGTACAATATCTATAAAGATACAATGATCTCCAATAGTTCTTTGACTCATATAGTCTTAAGGATTTCATTTTGCAAAATTTCGGCTAACGAAAGATAATTGTCGAAGTTCCGCGCGTCCGAAGGACTTGGCGCGAGACTTGCCCTGCAAGGCGAGTGACAAAGCGGAATTTGGCGAAGCCCAAGCAAGGGTCGCGTAGCGATCCCGAAGCGCCGCGACAATTTTTAGTTATACGCCGTGCTTGATTAGCTGGCTTGAAGTTCTTGAAACTTTTTGATCGTTTTTAATTCATTTTTAAGCTCATACTGTTTAATTTCTAAATCATAATGAGCTTGTATTGATAGCCAGAACTCGGGCGAATTTCCAAAAAAACGAGAAAATCTTAGCGCAGTATCAGCAGTAATAGAACGACGACCATGAATTATTTCACTTATACGTTTTTGATCAATATGAGTAGCCTGAGCTAATTTATAAGCCGTAATTTCCATCGGCTTTAGAAAATCTTCTATTAAGATTTCACCTGGGTGAATATTCATTAATTCTTTATTCATAATTACTGCCGCCTAATGATAATCGACTATCTCGACATTTGCTACATTACCATTTTCCCAAATAAAGCAGATCCGATACTGCATATTTATAGAAATGCTATATTGTCCTCGCCTATCTCCAGATAATGCATGCAATCTGTTTCCAGGAGGAATTTTCAAATCCTCTAAAGTTTTCGCGCTATCTAAATGTATAAGTTTCCGTCTCGCTGTTCTTTGTATGTCCTTCGGAAATTTCTTTGAAAACTTACCTAGCCATATAGTTTCACATTCTTTATCCGAAAAAGAAAGAATCACGACTCATAATAGCGCCACTCACCATTGGTGTCAAGCACCATTAGTAAGGATTCGAAGGATAATTTTAAAAATTTTCCTAGGCAGAATCAATTTTAAGCATGGCGTATAACGACCAAGGCTTGACGACGTTTTGTGACGGCGCGAGTTTGCGCATGCAAACGAAGTGACGGAAACAAAATGTGCCGAAGGCCAAGCGAGGGTGCGTAGTTACCCGAAGCGCAGCGACAAGCCGAAAGTTAGGCGACGTCCGACCCAAACTCGTTGCAATTCAAATTTCTTTCTAATTTGCTATTAGCAACCAAAGGCCGAATTAGCAAAATTATTTCTTATAGCTGACTGTTTCGCTCCGAATACGCCAGACATTGACACCTCTTGCTCAAATCGAACTATATAGATGTAATTCAAATCTCGGCACCGGATCAGAACAGGAGCGACCGTGTAGGAATAAATTTTCCTCCGGCCCCGAGCACGAAAATATCAAAGCCGAAGTTGAAAAACTAAACCCGTCGGATGTCCGCCTAACGGCCGAGGCTTGGCGACGTTTCGCGAGTCCGCAAGGACTTGGAACGAGGCTTGCCTTGCAAGACGAGTGACAAAGCGGAATGTGCCGAAGGCCAAGCGAGGGTGCTCAGTAACCCGAAGCGCAGCGACAAGCCGAAAGTTAGGCGACGTCCGACCCAAACTCGTTGCAATTCAAATTTCTTTCTAATTTACTATTAGTAACCAAATGCCGAGTTAGTAAAAGTGTTTCTTATAGCTGACTGTTTCGCTCCGAATACGCCAGGCATTGACACCTCTCGCTCAAATCGAACTATATAGATGTAATTCAAATCTCGGCACCAGATCAGAACAGGAGCGAC
This genomic interval carries:
- a CDS encoding HigA family addiction module antitoxin; protein product: MNKELMNIHPGEILIEDFLKPMEITAYKLAQATHIDQKRISEIIHGRRSITADTALRFSRFFGNSPEFWLSIQAHYDLEIKQYELKNELKTIKKFQELQAS
- a CDS encoding type II toxin-antitoxin system RelE/ParE family toxin, producing the protein MILSFSDKECETIWLGKFSKKFPKDIQRTARRKLIHLDSAKTLEDLKIPPGNRLHALSGDRRGQYSISINMQYRICFIWENGNVANVEIVDYH